The Diaminobutyricimonas aerilata nucleotide sequence TGCGGGTGAAGGCCGCGGACCTCGACCTCTTCGGCCACGTCAACAACGGCGTGTATTTCTCGCTCATGGACCTCGGCCGCATGGACCTGCTGCAGCGATCCGGCGTGTGGTCCCGGATGCGCGCAGCCGGCATCGCGCCGGTGGTCGCGAGCGAGACGATCACGTTCCGACGCTCGCTGCAGCCGCGGCAGAAGTACGTGCTCGAGACGCAGGTGCTCGGCTACGACGACCGGTCCGTGTTCGTCGAGCAGCGATTCACCGTCGACGGCGAGATCTACGCACGCGGCTGGATCCGCGGCCGCTTCGTGCGGCCCGGCCAGGGGCCGGTGTCGCTCGCCGAACTCGAATCAGTGGTCGGCGAGTCGCTCGGTGACCGCGAGCTGCCCGACTGGCTGCTGCGCTGGTCGGCGGATGTGGCACTGCCGTCGACGCGGAACCCCGCGCCGAGCGTCTGGGAGTGACGCGGCCGGCGCCCAGTGTGCCTCCATCCGACGTTTCCGCCCCCGATCCGGCCGGAATTCGTCGGATGAAGGCACGCTCGGCGGTCTGCACACGACCGGTCGCGCCGCGTCAGACCCCGTAGGGGAAGACGCCCTCCGGGTCGTGCCGCGAGCGCACGGCGGCGAGGCGGGCGAACGTCTCCTCCGTCCACGCGGACTTCCATGCCGAGTGCTCCGACGGGTAGCTCGCGAAGTTGATGGTCGTCCTCGCGGACACCCACGGGTCGAGCTCGTCGACGACGTGTTGCGCCGCTGCGGGGAGCACCGCGTCGAACAGGTCGGGCACCGGCGCGCCGATGAGCATGAACGTGAAGCCCGGTTCGCGGCCGCCGACCGCGGAGCCGCCATCGACGTCGTGGGCGGTCGCCCCGCCGAGGTGACGGATCTCCGTCGCGATGAACGGCAGGTCGGTGCCGGCGCCCAGCAGACCGAGCAGGCGGGTCGCGAAGTCCTGGTCGATGTGGTCGAGCATCATGCCGCGACCCCAGCTCGGTCCCGGCTGGTCGGGGTCGCTGTGGATGCGCGCCATCTCCGCCGGCGGCAGCTCACCGAGCGCGTCGAGGTGCGTAGGAGCGGCGGCGCGCAGGGGCGCGGCGAGCCGTTCCCCTTCCGCCGCGTCGCCCGGGAAGGCGAAGCGCACACTCAGCATGCGGCGACCGCGGAACACCTCGGGTACGAACTCGAGGTCGGGAAAGCGGATGATCGCCACGCTCGTGGTGACGCGCGGGTCGGCGTCGGGCGTCCACTCGACCCACGCGCGCAGCGCCGCCTCGATGTGCGGCTCGTCGAAGAAGAGCGACCCCGCGTACAGCCCGTCGAGCTGCACGAGCCGCAACGTCAGCTCGGTGACCACGCCCAGGCCGATCTTGCCGCCGCGCAGCGCCCAGTAGAGCTCCTCGTTCTCGTCGGCGCTCGCCTGCACGAGCTCACCGTGCCCGGTGACGACACGGAACGACTCGACGTAGTCGGAGCTGAACCCGTGGCTGCGGGCGAGCGGCCCGAGACCGCCGCCGAGCAGGTAGCCGACGACACCCACGCTGCCGGAGGCGCCGGGGATGGCCGCGAGACCGTGCTCCGCCGCGGCCGCGAGCACCGCGCCCCAGCGGGCGCCGGCACCGATGACCGCGACCCGTCGCTCGGGGTCGACCCGCACGCCGGTCAGCCGCGACGTCGTGATGAACAGCCCCTCGCTCACCGGCGCGTGCGCCCCGTGCCCGGTGGACTGCACCGAGACCGGGTAGCCGTGCTCGCGGGCGAAGCGCACCGCCTCGACGACGTCGTCGGCGCTCGAGGCGCCGACCACGACATCCGGGGTGTGCACGACGGCGCGGTTGTGGGCGAGGATCTCCTCGGCGTAGCCGGCGTCCGCCGGCGTGAAGACGGGACCGGCCACCCGGTCGGCGAGTGCAGCGCTCATGGCCGGATGGTAGACCCGGCCGCGGACCCCCCGAAAGAGTCTCAGGTCACCGCTCGCGGTTCGGGCGACGCGAGGGGCGCGAAAAGCCCCGCAAAAGGCGCGGATGAGGGGCCTTTCGCGCCAGTGGACATAACGTGGAGCGTCGAGCGTGCGGCGTGCGGCGTGCGGATCAGGCGGGCAGCACGAGCTCTCCGTCGACGCGGCGCGGGATGCCGAGCGGGTTGCCCTCCTTGAGGGCATCCGGCAGCAGCGCGTCCGGCACGTTCTGGTACGCGACGGGGCGCAGGAAGCGGTTCATCGCTGCCGTGCCGACGGAGGTGGTGCCGACCGCGGTCGTCGCCGGGTATGGGCCACCGTGCTGCTGCGCCCAGGTGACCGAGACGCCCGTCGGCCACTGGTTCCACAGCACACGCCCCGCCTTCTCGGCGAGCACCGGCAGCAGCTCGGCGGCGATCGCGTCGCCGTCGTCGCCGATGACGGTCGCGGTGAGCTGACCCTCGAGGATGCGGGCGATCTCGAGCAGATCGGACTCGTCTGTGTAGGTCGCGACGACTGCGCCGGGGCCGAACATCTCGGCGAGCAGGTTCTCGGGGTCGCGGGTGAGCGCCTCAGCGGTCGTCGTGAGGATCGTCGGGGCGGGGTCCGTCGACGCCATGGGCAGGTCGCCGTTGAGCACGTCGACTCCCGGGCGTCCGCTCGTGTTGCGCACCGCGCGCACGTATCCCTCGTGGATGCCGGGGTAGAGCAGCGGGGAACCGCCGGGCAGTGCGGCGGCGGCGAGTCGCTGAGGGATGTCGGAGTCGGCGGGCACGACGAGCACGCCGGGCTTGGTGCACAGCTGTCCCGCGCTGCCGGTGAACGACGCGACGAACGCGTCGGCGATCTCCTGCGGCCGAGCGGCGGCCGCCGACGCGGTGACGAACGCGGGGTTCACGCTGCCGAGCTCGCCGTAGAACGGGATCGGCTCGAGCCGCGACGACGCGATGTCGAACAGCGCGCGACCTCCGGCGATCGACCCGGTGAACGCGGCGGCCTTGATGGCGGGAGCCTGGAGCGCGTGCACACCGGCATCGGACCCGAAGATCGTCTGGAAGAGGTGCTCCGGAGCGCCGGCCGCGGTGAGCGCCTCCGTCGCGACGCGCGTCGTCGCGGCCGAGAGCTCCGGGTGCCCGGGGTGAGCCTTGAGCACGACGGCGTTGCCCGCGGCGAGGGCGCTCGCCGTGTCGCCGCCGGCGACCGAGAACGCGAACGGGAAGTTGCTCGCCGCGAAGACCAGCACGGGGCCGATCGGTTCGAGCTGCCGGCGGATGTCCGGACGCGGCACGCCCATCGGCCACTCCGGGTCGGCGTGGTCGATGCGGGCGTCGAGCCAGGTGCCCTCTTCGAGCACGTCGCCGAACATCCGCAACTGGAAGGTGGTGCGGGCGAGCTCGCCGCGCAGGCGAGCCTCGGCCAGGTGAGTCTCCTGCTGCGCGAGCGGCACGAGCTCGTCGCCCGCGGCATCCAACGCGTCGGCGACGGCGCGCAGCACGCGGGCGCGGTCGGTGAGCGGGGTGCGCTTCCAGGCGGCGGACGCGTCGGCGGCGCGGTCGACGACGCGGTCGACCTCGTCGATCGGGGTGTCCTGCACGGTCATGGGGTGATCCTTCCCTCGATGTCCAGTTCGGCGACGTCGGAGAGCCGCAGCGGCACTCCGATCGGACGTTTCTGCAGCGGTTCGAGTTGTTCGCGGGTCCACGCGCACCCGGAGTGCTCGGCGGTGAGCTTCGACACCGCGAATCCGCACACGCGCCCCTGGCACCATCCCATGCCCGGCCGGGCGGTGACGCGCACGTCCCGCGGATCGTCAGCGTCGAGTCCGGTCACCGTTTCGGCGATCGCGGCCGCGTCGACCTCTTCGCAGCGGCACACGATCGTGTCGGGTCGCACCCAGTCCGACCAGGCGCGCGGCACCGGACTCGCCCGGTGCATCCCGATCGCGAAGCGGCGACCGCGGCGGATGCGGCGGGCCAGCCGGCGGGAGCGCTCGGCGGGTGCCGTGGCGGCCGCGTCGGCGACGGCGGTGAGGGCGGCGAGCTCGCCTTCGGCGCACGACTGCACCGCCCCGCCGATGCCGGTGGTCTCGCCGGCGGCGTAGACGCCGGGGAGGGAGGTGCGCTGGGCGTCGTCGACGCGCACGACGAGCGATTCGTCGACGTCGATGCGGGTGTCGAGTCCGAGGTTCACGGCGAGCTCGAGTTGCGGGGTGAAGCCCCATCCGAAGGCCACGAGGTCCGCCTCGAGTTCCCGTTCGGTCCCGGGGCGCACGCGTCCGGCGCCGTCGACGCGTGCCGTCACGACGCTCTCGGCCCGACCGCGCCCGCGCACCTCGGTGACGATCGTGCGGGTGCGGTACGGGATGCGGTCGCGCAGGAAGGTGCGCGCGTAGCCGACACCCTCGAGCAGCTTTCCGGGCTCTTGCGTCGCGCGCAGCGGGGTGGCCGCCCAGCGCGACAGCGCGTTCGCCTCGCACACCGCGACGACCTCGACGCCCGCGTCGGCGAGCCCGGCCGCGACGGAGAGCAGGAACGGCCCGGTGCCGGCGACGACCGCGCGGCGGCCGGCGACCACCTGGTTCGCCTTGTAGAGCGCCTGCACACCGCCGGCGGCCATGACGCCGGGCAGCGTCCAGCCCGGCACCGGCAGCTGCCGGTCGTACGCGCCGGTCGCGATCACGAGGCGATCCGCGTGCACGACCCGGTCGGCGGGAGCGCTCGCGTCCCGCCCGGCCGTCGGGGTCATCCGCAGCGCGAAGGGGGCGCCCTCCGGGCGCAGCACCTGCCACACCTGCCGTCCGGCGAGATGCAGCACCCGACCGGCGTCGACGGCGCGCGACAGGCGGGTGCGCAGGTCGCGGAAGTGCGGCCAGTGGTGGTGCCCGGTGCTCTCGGGTCGGGCGTAGGAGTCGAGGTGCCGCTCGTCGGGGTGCCGCCAGTACTGGCCGCCCGCCTGCGGGGAGGCGTCGACGAGGGCGACGGTGAGCCCGTTCTCGGCCGCGACGACGGCGGCGCTCAGACCGGCGGGTCCGGCGCCGACGACCGCGAGGTCCACCTGGCGCTCCGCGACGCCCACGGTCGGATCACTCATCGGCGGCCCCCGGCAGGGGCAGCGGGGTGCTCGGATCGGCGGAGCGCACATCCTGACCCGGATGCGCGGGGGTGACGCACGCGCGCTGGCTGCGCTGCCCGTCCACGGTCACCAGGCAATCGAAGCACACGCCGATGCCGCAGAAGAGTCCGCGCGGTCGCCCCTCGACACGCGTGGTGCGCCAGGACGAGATGCCGTTGGCCATGAGGGCGGCGCCGATCGACTGACCGGGAACGAAGGGCACCGGCGTGCCGTCGAAGCGCAGCTCGGCGCGCGGGTCGGTCGGGCTCACGCGGCGAGCACCTCATCGAGTCGTTCCGGGCGGAAGGGGGCGAGATCGAGGTCGGGGGTGACGCCGCGCAGCGCCTGCACGAGCACCTTGGCGGTGCCGACCGACAGGCCGATGCCGGCGCCCTCGTGCCCCGCGGCGTGCCAGAGTCCGGGCATCCGGGCGTCTTCGCCGATGACGGGCAGGTGGTCGGGGCAGTAGGGGCGGAAGCCCGAGTAGGCGCGCAGCAGCTGCACGTCGGCGAGCACCGGGAACAGCGCGATGCCGCTGCGGGCGATCCGTGCGATGGCCTCGTTCGAGAACGTCTCGTCGAAGCCGACGCGCTCGCGGCTCGCGCCCATGAGGATCGTGCCGCTCGGCGTGCCCTCGACGACGGGGGAGACCTGCAGCGCGGCGTCCGAACTGGCGACGTCGCCGACGTACTCGGCCGCGTAGACCTTGTGGTGCACGGTGATCGGGACCGGCTCGGTGACGAGCACGAAACCGCGGCGGGGGAGCACCGGGAGGGTCAGCCCGGCGAGCTCCGCGACGTCGCCGCTCCAGGCGCCCGCGCAATTGATCACGGCGCCGGCGTCGATGCCGCCGCCGGTCGTCTCGACCCCGATCGCGCGACCGGCCCTCGTGCGGATGGCCCGCACGTCGGTGTGCGTGAACACTCGGGCGCCCGCCTCCCGCGCGAGGCGCAGCAGGTGGTGGGCGGCGAGCACGGGCTGCACTTGTGCGTCATCCGGGTAGAAGGCCCCGCCCACCGACTCGGGGTTGAGGTACGGCTCGATCTCGCGCAGCGCGGCGGTTCCGGCGACGGCCTCCACTCGGATGCCGAGCTCCCGTTGGTGCGCCGTCAACGCGGTCAACGACGCCATGCTCGCGTCGCTCCCGGCGACGACGAGGCCGCCCTTCGATTCGAACTCCCAGTCGGCGGCGTGCTCGGCGAGGTCCTCCCGCCAGATCCGCTGCGAGTAGAGGGCGAGCTCGAGCTCCGGCCCGACCTCCTTGTCGGAGACGAGCAGGTTGCCCTCGCAGCGGCTCGTCGTGCCGGCGGCGATCGATCCGCGTTCGACGACGGCCACGCTCAGGCCCGCGCGCGCCGCGAAGCACGCGGTCGCCGCCCCCATGATGCCCGCGCCGATGATGACGACGTCGGCGCTGCGGATGTCGATGCTCATGCAGTGCCCGTGTCGACCTCGACCGGGGGCACCTCGCCCGCCCAGTCGGTGCGCACGTGCTCGATGTGGGCGTACACGAGCTCGCGGGCGCGCGCCGCGTCGCGCTCCTGGATGGCGTCGAGCATCACGTGGTGCTCCTGCGCCGACGCGGCGAGGCGACCCTGCTCGAAGAGGGCCGAGAGTCCGAACAGCCGCGTCTGGGAGCGCAGCGAGGCGACGAGCTCGATGAGCCGCTCGTTCTGCGCGTAGCGCAGGATCGCGAGGTGGAAGTCGCTGTCGGCGGTGAGGTAGCTGACGAGCTCGCCCCGGGCTGCGTGGGTGACGATGAGGTCGGCCTGGGCGCGCAGCGCGGGGAACGCGTCGTCGGGGATGAGCGGGGTGGCGCGCTCGACGGCCGGCGGCTCGAGCAGCAGGCGCAGCTCGGTGACCTCGTTGAGGTCCTTCGCCGACACCTCGGTCACCTGGAAGCCGCGGTTGGGCAGGGCGACGACGAGTCCCTCGCGGGCGAGGTCGAGCATGGCCTCGCGGATGGGCGTGGCCGAGACGCCGAACTGCTCACCGAGCGTCGGTGCCGAGTAGACCCCGCCCGGCTGCATCTCGCCGCTGATGATCGCCGACCGCAGCGCCTTCTTGACCGTGTCACGGATGCTCGGTTGCTTGCTGAGGCGGACGACGTTGCGCAGTTCGACGGTGGGCGTGGTCATGGGGTGGCCTCCTGCATCGTGATCGACGGTCGATCCGGTGAGCGGTTCATGATCCGCTCGCCCAGGCCGAGGATCGCACACCGGGCCCGGTCACAGCAGGAATCCCGTCGGGAACGGGTCGGTCGGGTCGAGCATGTACTGCGCCGTGCCGGTCACCCACGCGCGACCGGTGATCGTCGGAACGACGGCCGGGATGCCCGCCACCGTCGTCTCCTCGACGAGCCGGCCGGTGAACGACGTGCCGATGAACGACTCGTTCACGAAGTCGGTGTCGAGCGGCAGTTCGCCGCGGGCGTGCAGTTGGGCCATCCGTGCGCTCGTGCCGGTGCCGCACGGGGAGCGATCGAACCAGCCCGGGTGGATCGCCATCGCGTGACGCGAGTGGCGGGCGGTCGAGCCCGGTGCCTCGAGGTACACGTGGTGGCAGCCGCGGATGGCCGGGTCGAGCGGATGCACGGGCTCGCCGGCGTCGTCGATCGCCCGCATGATGTCGAGGCCGGCGCGCAGCAGGTCGTCCTGGCGGGACCGGTCGAAGGGCAGGCCGAGCTCGTCGAGCGAGACGATGGCGTAGAAGTTGCCGCCGAACGCGAGGTCGTAGCCGACGGTGCCGAGCCCGGGCACCTCCACCCGCTGGTCGAGGGCGACGACGAACGACGGCACGTTGCGGATGGTCACCTTGTCGGCGTGCCCGTCGCTCACGTGCACGTCGGCGACGACGAGGCCCGCGGGGGTGTCGAGGCGGATGGTCGTGACCGGTTCGACCACCTCGACCATGCCGGTCTCGACGAGCACGGTCGCGACCCCGATGGTGCCGTGGCCGCACATCGGCAGGCACCCGGACACCTCGATGAAGAGCACGCCGAAGTCGGCGTCGGGCCGCGTCGGCGGCTGCAGGATGGCGCCGCTCATGGCGGCATGACCCCGCGGCTCGGTCATGAGCAGCGTGCGCAGTCCGTCACGCTCCTGCATGAACCGGATGCGGCGCTCCTCCATCGTGTCGCCGGGAAGCACCCCGACCCCGCCCACGATCACACGGGTGGGCATGCCCTCCGTGTGGGAGTCGACGGCGTGGAAGACGCGCTGGGTTCGCATCGGCGGGGCTCCTGATTCAGCGGTAGCCCTTGGCCAGAACGGCCTCGGTGTCGGCGATGATACGCGTGTGCACGTCCTCGGGAAGCGGCAGGCGCGGCGGGCGGGTGACGATGCCGCCGAAGGCGACCCCGGCGACCTCTTGCGAGAGCTTGATGGCCTGCACGAACCAGGTCTTCGAGTCCCAGCGCAGCAGCGGGTGCAGGTCGCGGTAGATGTCGCGCGCGCGACCCCAGTCCTGCGGGTCGTCGGAGGTGGACAGCGTGTAGAGCTCGACCGTCGCGGCCGGGATGGCGTTCGGGTAGCCGGCGACCCAGCCCTTGGCTCCGTTGATGCCGAGCTCGAGAACGACGTCGTCGGAGCCGATCGACACGTCGAGGCCGGGGGCGAGCTCCTTGATCTCGTAGGAGTGGCGCACGTCGCCCGAGAACTCCTTGACCGAGACGATGAGGCCCTCGTCGAACAGCCGCGCGAGCAGGTCGGGTCGCAGGTCGACCTTCGTGTCGATGGGGTTGTTGTAGGCGAGGATCGGCAGTCCGACCGCCGCGACGCGGCGGTAGTGGTCGATGACCTCGTCGTCGCTCGCGCGGTAGGCGTTCGGCGGCAGCAGCATGACGGCGGGGGCGCCGAGTTCGGCGGCGTGCTCGGTGAACCGCACGCTCTCGAGGGCCCCGTACGCGCCGACGCCGGGGATGACCGCGGTGCCCGCGGGCGCGGCCTGCTGGGCGGTGACGAGCACCTGCCTGCGCTCCTCCTCGGTGAGCGTCTGGTACTCGCCGAGCGACCCGTTGGGGATGATGCCGGTCACGCCGTTGTCGGTGACGAAGCGGATCTGCTCGGCGTACGCGTCGTGGTCGATCGACAGATCGGCGCGGAACGGCAGCGTGGTGGCGAGATTGACCCCGTGCCAGGGTTTCGTGTCGGTCATTCGGGGTCCTCGGCAATCGTCGTCGGGGTGGTGCCGGATGCGGTCGCATCGTCGGCGAAAGAAGGTGCAATTGCAATAGTAGCGTCCGAGCGGGGCGGAAGGACGAGCCGCTGCCGGGGTTCCTCGTTGCCCGCGCGGTCGGTCGCGCCGAACTCGATCACCTGCTCGGAATCGGTGAGCGCGCGCACGAACGCCTCCTGGAACGTCGCGAGGAAGGTGCCCGGTCCCTGCCAGCGGATTCGCTCGACGCCGGACACGTCGTCGATCGCACTCAACGTGATCTCGACGCTCGCGCCGAGTTCTACGACGCGCGCGGCCGAGCGTGGCGGGGTCAGGTCGAGGGAGAGCTCCCGCGCGGCGTGACCCGCCCTCCCGGACGCGCCGGTGGCGCGGGCGCTCACCCGGCGAACGCCCTCGTCGGCGAGCTCGAACGGCGCGGTGTACGGCCGCCACGGTCCGTCGTCGATGCGCACCTCGGTGTCGGGCGCCCGGCCCTCGCCGTCGCGGGGTGCGTCGAGCTCCACCGCCTCGACGCGGATGAGCGGCGGGGTCGTGTACCAGCCCGACGCGGCGGGAGTCCCGTCGACGTGGATGAGGACGGCGAGAGGTGCGCCGCCCTCGGCGGGCTCGGGAGGGAGGGTCCAGACGGTCGCCCCGTCGGGTCCGTCGCCGCGCCAGCCGGGCGCGGCCCCCTCGGCGATCTCCACGCGCGCCCGCCGGCGCACTCCGTCGCGTGCGAGGTCGGCTTCGGCGCCGGCGACGAGCACCCGTTCCAGCTCGGCGCGGCCGAGCAGCCCGTCGGCGCGTGCCCGTTCGCCGGCCTCGAGCAGCCGGTCGAGAAAGTCGGCGCGCGTGGTGGGGGCCGCTGCCGCCCAGAGGTCGTCGAGCAGGCCGGTGTCGTCGGCACGTCGTCGCACCGGCACTCCGGTCGTCCGGCCGGCGAAGGCGACTTCGGCATCCTCGGCCCGCACGTACACGTGGTACCGCTCGTCGCCACCCGTCGCGAGGGGGGCGAACGGCACCCCGCCGACCGTCTCAGCGGTGGCGGACTCGAGCGGTGCATCCGTGAGCAGCGCATCCGTGAGCCGCGCATCCGTGAGCAGCGTGCCGTCGAGCATCCGTCGACCCAGGAGGGGCAGCCCGAGCGTCGTGGTGGCGTCCGAGCGGGCGGCGAGCACGACCGCGCCGCGCTCGAGGTGGTGCAGTCGTGGGTCGTCGATCGTCGGCACGGCGCGCACGCCGGTGGGCAGTCGCAGTTCGAGCTCGTCTCCCGGGGCCCAGCTGCGTCGCACGGTCGCGTATCCGCCGGGTGCGGCGTCGATCGCGAGCGTCTCGGACCCGACGCGGGCGGAGGGTGCGGTCACGAGCCACTCCGGCAGGCGCACGTGCATCGTGAGGTCGACGGGATCGGCGGCTCCGTCGAGGCGGTCGACGCGCAGGCGGACGACGGACCCGTCCGTGCGGAGGGCGACGCGGACGCCGGCCTCGTCCCAGCGCAACTCGCTCGGCACGAAGAGGTTGACCCACAGCTCCCCGTCGCCGTGCAGGAACACGGACTCCTGGTACTTGACGTGGTTCTCCAGCCCGGTGCCGCCGCAGCACGTGCCGACGTTGTCGTACTCCGGCAGCGCCCCCGGGTGCACCGGGAACATGTAGGTCACCTCGGGGCTCGAGTCGGAGTCGACGGCCCGGCAGGAGCCGAGAATCTGGTTGAACGTCGCGCGTTCGATGTAGTGCATGAAGCGCGGGTCGCGGGTGCGCAGGAACAGCAGGCGCGCGATCTTGACGAGGTTGTACGCGGCGCACGTCTCCGCGTTGCGATGCCCGATGTGCCCCGCGACCGTGGCGGGCGGACCCCACAGTTCGCTCTCGCCGGTGCCTCCGTGGGCGAACATCCGCCCCGGCACGATCTGCTCCCACAGGCCGAGCACCGCGTCGAGGTACCGGCGCTCGCCGGTCGCCTCGAACTCGAGCAGGTAGCCCACCAGTTGGGGCAGGTGTTGGTTGGCGTGCATCCCGGTGAGCACGTCCTCGTGCCGGGCGCCGGCGTCGAGGAGGCGGTCGAGGTCGAACAGTCGCGCCGTCTCGAGGAACTCCGGCACGCGCGCGACGACGCTCAGCCGCGCCATCGTCTCGTTCATGCCGCCGTACTCGCCGGCGATGTAGAGCGACCACATCCGTTGCAGGCGCTCCGGTTCGAGCCGCGACAGGCGCGAGTGCACCCAGTGCCCCATCGCGGTCACGACCTCGAGAGCGCGGGCGCTCCCCGCGAGCTCGAAGGCGTCGAGCAGCCCCGCCATGATCTTGTGGCAGGTGTAGTACGGGGCCCAGATCTCCCCGTACGGAGCGAACTGCTCGAGGCGGGAGAACTGCCATTCGCCGTAGGCGGCGAGGAATCCGGGATGCGAGTAGCGGCCGGTCGCGGCGAGCGTCTGCTGCACTTCGGCGAGGCCGGCGACGAACTCGTCGATCTTCGCGAGCAGGGCGGGGTCGCGCTCGCCGGCGTAGGCGAGGGAGAGCATCGACAGGAAGTGTCCGGCGTAGTGCCCGCGCAGCAGGTTGGCC carries:
- a CDS encoding beta-L-arabinofuranosidase domain-containing protein, with product MTPTSSPSATLTRTLEPFALDRVRLDDAGPFAAARDRMLHLARVYPVDRLLAVFRANAGLDTRGAAAPGTWEDFGHPREQAWGEADYPGRENAQTANLLRGHYAGHFLSMLSLAYAGERDPALLAKIDEFVAGLAEVQQTLAATGRYSHPGFLAAYGEWQFSRLEQFAPYGEIWAPYYTCHKIMAGLLDAFELAGSARALEVVTAMGHWVHSRLSRLEPERLQRMWSLYIAGEYGGMNETMARLSVVARVPEFLETARLFDLDRLLDAGARHEDVLTGMHANQHLPQLVGYLLEFEATGERRYLDAVLGLWEQIVPGRMFAHGGTGESELWGPPATVAGHIGHRNAETCAAYNLVKIARLLFLRTRDPRFMHYIERATFNQILGSCRAVDSDSSPEVTYMFPVHPGALPEYDNVGTCCGGTGLENHVKYQESVFLHGDGELWVNLFVPSELRWDEAGVRVALRTDGSVVRLRVDRLDGAADPVDLTMHVRLPEWLVTAPSARVGSETLAIDAAPGGYATVRRSWAPGDELELRLPTGVRAVPTIDDPRLHHLERGAVVLAARSDATTTLGLPLLGRRMLDGTLLTDARLTDALLTDAPLESATAETVGGVPFAPLATGGDERYHVYVRAEDAEVAFAGRTTGVPVRRRADDTGLLDDLWAAAAPTTRADFLDRLLEAGERARADGLLGRAELERVLVAGAEADLARDGVRRRARVEIAEGAAPGWRGDGPDGATVWTLPPEPAEGGAPLAVLIHVDGTPAASGWYTTPPLIRVEAVELDAPRDGEGRAPDTEVRIDDGPWRPYTAPFELADEGVRRVSARATGASGRAGHAARELSLDLTPPRSAARVVELGASVEITLSAIDDVSGVERIRWQGPGTFLATFQEAFVRALTDSEQVIEFGATDRAGNEEPRQRLVLPPRSDATIAIAPSFADDATASGTTPTTIAEDPE